One Microbacterium sp. W4I20 DNA window includes the following coding sequences:
- a CDS encoding MalY/PatB family protein, whose product MLRVTALPLAELRERSSEKWREYPADVLPLFVAETDFPLAPAVAAALQRAVDVGDTGYVASRNPLAASFTGFAQRRFGWSPDPARMRSTADVSMGIVELLRRVTQPGDRVIVTPPVYPPFYELVSEAGAEVERVPLRDTGTGWELDLDGIRAAFDDGATAILLCNPHNPTGTVHDADSLAALAELAEEFGAAVVSDEIHAPLAQPGTDFTPFLASGEAAQRVGYAVVSASKAFNLAGLKCALMVTADDATSAVVRGLPVEVEWRTGQLGLLAAVAAFSEESDEWLDGLLRTLDENRVLLEDLLASRLPGARYRIPDAGYLAWIDLSALGWGDNPARRILKDAKVALHFGPAFGAEGAGHVRLNFGTSPEIITEAIERIAALVGR is encoded by the coding sequence ATGCTTCGCGTCACGGCGCTGCCGTTGGCAGAGCTCCGAGAGCGCAGCAGCGAGAAGTGGCGGGAGTACCCCGCCGACGTCCTGCCGCTGTTCGTCGCGGAGACCGACTTCCCGCTGGCGCCGGCCGTGGCGGCGGCGCTCCAGCGTGCCGTCGACGTCGGTGACACGGGCTACGTCGCGTCGCGCAACCCGCTCGCCGCGTCCTTCACGGGTTTCGCGCAGCGCCGCTTCGGGTGGTCGCCCGACCCCGCACGCATGCGCAGCACCGCCGATGTCAGCATGGGAATCGTCGAGCTGCTGCGTCGAGTGACGCAGCCCGGTGATCGAGTGATCGTCACACCACCGGTCTACCCGCCGTTCTACGAGCTCGTCTCCGAGGCGGGGGCCGAGGTGGAGCGGGTTCCGCTGCGCGACACCGGCACCGGCTGGGAACTCGATCTCGACGGAATCCGCGCGGCGTTCGACGACGGTGCGACCGCGATCCTGCTCTGCAACCCGCACAATCCGACCGGCACCGTGCACGACGCCGACTCGCTCGCCGCCCTCGCCGAACTCGCCGAGGAGTTCGGAGCCGCTGTGGTCTCCGACGAGATCCACGCGCCGCTCGCGCAGCCGGGGACCGACTTCACGCCTTTCCTCGCTTCCGGCGAGGCGGCGCAGCGCGTCGGGTACGCGGTGGTCAGCGCCAGCAAGGCGTTCAACCTCGCCGGGCTCAAGTGCGCGCTGATGGTGACCGCCGACGACGCCACCTCGGCGGTCGTCCGCGGACTCCCGGTGGAGGTCGAATGGCGGACGGGTCAGCTCGGACTCCTCGCCGCTGTCGCCGCGTTCTCCGAGGAGAGCGATGAGTGGCTCGACGGCCTGCTGCGCACCCTCGACGAGAACCGCGTGCTGCTGGAGGACCTTCTCGCATCGCGCCTTCCCGGCGCCCGGTATCGGATCCCGGATGCCGGCTATCTCGCCTGGATCGACCTGTCGGCTCTGGGCTGGGGCGACAACCCCGCGCGACGGATCCTCAAGGACGCCAAGGTCGCTCTGCACTTCGGTCCGGCCTTCGGCGCCGAGGGCGCAGGCCACGTGCGGCTGAACTTCGGCACGAGTCCTGAGATCATCACCGAGGCCATCGAGCGCATCGCGGCGCTCGTCGGTCGATGA
- a CDS encoding non-heme iron oxygenase ferredoxin subunit, which translates to MTAERVCGVTDLEVDMPLRVDPAGVPITVIKDSEGVIHAIGDTCTHGEISLSEGFVEDGAVECWAHGSAFSLTTGVPQNLPAYEPVPVYVVEIDGDDVLIDPTVTKEV; encoded by the coding sequence ATGACCGCCGAGCGCGTCTGCGGCGTGACCGACCTCGAGGTCGACATGCCGCTGCGTGTCGACCCGGCCGGAGTGCCGATCACCGTCATCAAGGACTCCGAGGGCGTCATCCACGCGATCGGCGACACCTGCACCCACGGTGAGATCTCGCTGTCCGAGGGATTCGTCGAAGACGGTGCCGTGGAGTGCTGGGCCCACGGCTCGGCATTCTCGCTCACCACCGGCGTGCCCCAGAACCTCCCCGCTTATGAGCCCGTCCCGGTCTACGTCGTCGAGATCGACGGCGACGACGTGCTCATCGACCCGACCGTGACGAAGGAAGTCTGA
- a CDS encoding metal-sulfur cluster assembly factor produces MTATLTDEKYDAVTEALKDVMDPELGINVVDLGLIYDLAWDDENDALVIHMTLTSAGCPLTDVLEEQTAQALDNVVDRFRINWVWMPPWGPEKITDDGRDMMRALGFAI; encoded by the coding sequence ATGACAGCGACCCTCACGGACGAGAAGTACGACGCGGTCACCGAGGCTCTGAAGGACGTCATGGATCCCGAGCTCGGGATCAACGTCGTCGACCTCGGCCTCATCTATGATCTCGCCTGGGATGACGAGAACGACGCTCTCGTCATCCACATGACGCTCACCAGCGCCGGCTGCCCGCTCACCGACGTGCTCGAAGAGCAGACGGCTCAGGCGCTGGACAACGTCGTCGACCGCTTCCGCATCAACTGGGTGTGGATGCCGCCGTGGGGCCCCGAGAAGATCACCGACGACGGTCGGGACATGATGCGCGCCCTCGGCTTCGCGATCTAG
- the sufC gene encoding Fe-S cluster assembly ATPase SufC, whose translation MSVLEIRDLFVTVETESGTTPILNGITLTMNTGETHAIMGPNGSGKSTLAYTIAGHPKYTVTSGSITFDGQDVLAMTVDERARAGLFLAMQYPVEIPGVTVTNFLRTAKTAIDGEAPAIRGWTKDVKTAMSNLRMDPKFAQRNVNEGFSGGEKKRHEILQLEVLKPKFAVLDETDSGLDVDALKIVSEGVNRAKENTGLGVLLITHYTRILRYIRPDFVHVIVAGKIVEEGGPELADRLEDEGYDRFLDPAAPIEA comes from the coding sequence ATGTCTGTTCTCGAGATCCGCGACCTGTTTGTGACGGTCGAGACCGAATCGGGGACCACCCCGATCCTCAACGGAATCACCCTCACCATGAACACCGGTGAGACCCACGCCATCATGGGCCCCAACGGCTCTGGCAAGTCGACGCTCGCGTACACGATCGCCGGTCACCCGAAGTACACGGTGACCTCGGGCTCGATCACGTTCGACGGCCAGGACGTCCTCGCCATGACCGTCGACGAGCGCGCTCGCGCGGGCCTCTTCCTCGCGATGCAGTATCCGGTCGAGATCCCCGGCGTCACGGTGACGAACTTCCTGCGCACCGCGAAGACCGCGATCGACGGCGAGGCGCCGGCCATCCGCGGCTGGACCAAGGACGTCAAGACGGCCATGTCCAACCTGCGCATGGACCCGAAGTTCGCGCAGCGCAACGTCAACGAGGGGTTCTCCGGTGGCGAGAAGAAGCGCCACGAGATCCTCCAGCTCGAGGTGCTCAAGCCGAAGTTCGCCGTCCTCGACGAGACCGACTCCGGTCTCGACGTCGACGCTCTGAAGATCGTCTCCGAGGGCGTCAACCGGGCCAAGGAGAACACCGGTCTCGGCGTGCTCCTCATCACCCACTACACGCGCATCCTCCGCTACATCCGTCCCGACTTCGTGCACGTGATCGTCGCGGGCAAGATCGTGGAAGAGGGCGGCCCGGAGCTCGCCGACCGGCTCGAGGACGAGGGTTACGACCGTTTCCTCGACCCCGCGGCCCCCATCGAGGCGTAG